In Endozoicomonas sp. GU-1, one DNA window encodes the following:
- a CDS encoding dTDP-4-dehydrorhamnose reductase family protein, with product MSKKLLILGANGMLGGSLHRYFTKYTNAEVLGTVRSEHVRTQLAKMGFNNIVSGVDVLDEQILTRVLSEESPDYVFNCIGLIKQLSESKLPIPAIEINSLLPHKLAQLCSLSGSKLVHFSTDCVFSGELGGYREQDVPDAVDIYGRSKLLGEVGYDGHLTLRTSIIGHELNSNNSLVDWFLRQQICVKGFSRACFSGMPTCFIAEFVEKYIFTNPDFSGVYHLSVNPIDKYSLLLLVKDKYGLSTDVQECSELIIDRSLNSDALRSVLGFVPPSWPELIEKMHSEYIEYFCRYE from the coding sequence ATGAGTAAAAAACTACTGATACTAGGTGCCAACGGTATGTTGGGCGGAAGTTTGCATCGGTATTTTACCAAATATACCAATGCCGAAGTTTTGGGCACTGTTCGGTCCGAGCACGTTAGAACCCAGCTTGCTAAAATGGGGTTTAATAATATTGTCTCTGGCGTAGATGTTTTGGATGAGCAAATCCTGACCAGGGTGTTGTCCGAAGAATCTCCTGATTATGTATTCAATTGCATCGGGTTAATCAAACAGCTTTCAGAGTCAAAATTACCAATACCTGCTATAGAGATTAATAGTCTCCTCCCACACAAGCTGGCTCAGTTGTGCAGTTTATCTGGTAGTAAGCTTGTACATTTTTCTACCGATTGTGTATTTAGTGGTGAGTTGGGTGGCTACAGAGAGCAGGATGTACCAGATGCTGTTGATATTTATGGGCGCTCAAAACTATTGGGAGAAGTTGGCTATGACGGCCATTTAACCCTGAGAACTTCCATTATTGGGCATGAGTTAAACTCAAACAACAGTCTCGTAGATTGGTTTCTACGTCAGCAAATATGTGTTAAGGGCTTTTCTCGAGCTTGCTTTTCAGGTATGCCCACATGCTTTATTGCCGAGTTCGTTGAAAAGTACATTTTTACGAACCCTGATTTTTCCGGTGTATATCATCTGAGTGTCAACCCGATTGACAAGTATTCCTTATTGTTACTTGTAAAAGATAAATATGGTTTGTCGACAGATGTTCAAGAGTGTTCCGAATTAATAATTGACCGAAGTCTTAATTCGGATGCTTTACGTTCAGTGTTAGGTTTTGTCCCACCGTCATGGCCTGAGCTGATTGAAAAAATGCATAGTGAATATATCGAGTATTTCTGTAGGTATGAATAG
- a CDS encoding polysaccharide biosynthesis protein yields the protein MFPDKVLLITGGTGSFGNAVLKRFLDSDIGEIRIFSRDEKKQDDMRKRYGSQKLKFYIGDVRDYQSIHSALRGVDYVYHAAALKQVPSCEFYPLEAVKTNVLGTENVLEAAIANSVSRVVCLSTDKAVYPINAMGISKAMMEKVVVAKSRNVPDGTMICTTRYGNVMASRGSVIPLFVDQINNDQPISITDPSMTRFMMTLDDAVDLVIHAFLYGRNGDIFVQKAPAATINVLARAILQLMEIPQHPIRIIGTRHGEKLYEALCSREEMLAAEDQGEYYRIPADNRDLNYEKYFDEGSRELSGVEDYNSHNTEQLDVKGMKKLLLKLDFMQKIAAGEQAQPDE from the coding sequence GTGTTTCCAGATAAGGTGCTTCTCATTACCGGAGGGACTGGCTCTTTTGGTAATGCTGTTTTAAAACGTTTTTTAGATAGTGATATTGGTGAAATACGCATATTTTCAAGGGATGAAAAAAAGCAAGACGATATGCGTAAAAGATATGGAAGTCAAAAGTTAAAGTTTTATATTGGTGATGTCCGGGATTATCAGAGTATCCACAGTGCTTTGCGTGGTGTTGATTATGTTTATCATGCTGCTGCGTTAAAACAAGTTCCCTCCTGTGAGTTCTATCCATTGGAAGCCGTTAAGACCAATGTCTTAGGTACAGAGAATGTTCTTGAGGCAGCTATTGCCAATAGCGTTTCCCGTGTTGTTTGCTTGAGTACAGATAAAGCCGTCTATCCCATTAATGCCATGGGTATATCCAAAGCTATGATGGAGAAAGTAGTTGTTGCCAAATCACGAAATGTTCCTGATGGTACCATGATCTGCACGACTCGTTATGGCAATGTCATGGCTTCACGAGGTTCTGTTATTCCTCTGTTTGTAGATCAGATCAATAATGATCAACCGATTTCTATTACAGACCCTTCGATGACGCGATTTATGATGACACTGGATGATGCAGTAGATCTGGTGATTCATGCCTTTTTGTATGGCAGGAATGGTGATATTTTTGTACAAAAAGCTCCTGCAGCCACCATCAATGTTCTTGCCCGAGCTATTTTGCAGTTGATGGAAATCCCACAGCATCCAATCAGGATTATAGGGACTCGACATGGTGAGAAACTGTATGAAGCTCTGTGCAGCCGTGAAGAGATGTTGGCAGCAGAAGATCAGGGAGAGTACTACCGCATACCTGCAGATAATCGTGACCTGAATTATGAAAAGTATTTTGATGAAGGGTCACGGGAATTATCAGGTGTTGAAGACTATAACTCCCATAACACTGAGCAGCTGGATGTTAAGGGAATGAAAAAATTATTACTAAAACTGGATTTTATGCAGAAAATTGCTGCCGGTGAACAAGCACAGCCTGATGAGTAA
- a CDS encoding flippase, giving the protein MRKAVLSIMMLCFGTLFSSGLAFLTQVIIARNLGPEQYGDFSSALTLVSLLVPLAGFGVSQWWLKQFGKEGNFAQRFIPVSMRFACFTTVLATMFVVIWALVGPHSNTYRNILYIISLYIAGQSVVELVSSRLQLEEAYFKLTFWQALPHFSRLALVFLYFYLFAGTVEASTVAMAFSAVALVLIVSSFYPLCQLYLGKVSFHKYEIVNILDHTSKKVGMREVFLDVYPFGLAGIFHLLYFQSDIVLIKYLIGSEAAGIYNVAFMIITVVMILPSIIYQRYLLPKMHRWANHDQKAFNKVYKSGNYLMLGLGVFIMIIVLFSSPFFVPLIFGSSYEQSVLLISVLSFSIPVLFLASSVGATLVTQENMKIKVKVMGSVAIINVILNIVFLPLYGVVSAAVVTTFCNCVLLFSYFCVRFYSKTFPKKDTINEV; this is encoded by the coding sequence ATGAGAAAAGCTGTACTATCAATCATGATGCTCTGCTTCGGGACTTTATTTTCTTCAGGACTCGCTTTTTTAACACAAGTTATTATTGCAAGAAATTTAGGGCCTGAGCAGTATGGTGACTTCTCTTCTGCATTAACACTGGTTTCTCTTTTAGTACCTCTAGCTGGATTTGGTGTTTCTCAATGGTGGTTGAAACAGTTTGGGAAGGAGGGAAATTTTGCTCAACGTTTTATCCCAGTTTCAATGAGGTTTGCTTGTTTTACTACAGTCCTTGCAACGATGTTTGTTGTAATCTGGGCATTAGTTGGACCTCATAGCAATACATATAGGAATATTCTTTATATCATATCATTATATATTGCAGGTCAATCTGTTGTTGAGCTTGTTTCAAGTCGACTACAGTTAGAAGAAGCCTATTTTAAACTTACCTTTTGGCAGGCTCTACCTCATTTTTCTAGATTAGCATTAGTATTTCTTTATTTTTATTTATTCGCAGGTACTGTTGAGGCAAGTACTGTTGCCATGGCTTTTTCTGCAGTGGCATTAGTGTTAATAGTTTCTAGCTTTTATCCTTTATGTCAACTCTACCTTGGAAAAGTCAGTTTTCATAAATATGAGATAGTAAATATATTAGATCACACAAGTAAAAAGGTGGGCATGAGAGAGGTTTTTCTTGATGTATATCCATTCGGTTTGGCAGGAATATTTCATTTATTATATTTCCAGAGTGACATCGTATTAATAAAATATTTAATTGGTTCAGAAGCCGCTGGGATTTACAACGTTGCATTTATGATAATTACGGTAGTCATGATTCTTCCAAGTATCATTTATCAGAGATATCTTTTGCCTAAAATGCATAGGTGGGCTAATCATGATCAAAAAGCATTTAATAAAGTATATAAATCTGGTAATTATTTGATGCTAGGTTTAGGTGTTTTTATCATGATTATAGTTTTGTTTAGCTCGCCTTTTTTTGTACCTTTAATTTTTGGTTCTAGCTACGAACAATCAGTTTTATTAATTTCAGTTCTTTCTTTTTCCATTCCAGTCTTATTTCTGGCTAGTAGTGTTGGCGCAACATTAGTAACACAGGAAAATATGAAAATTAAAGTTAAAGTTATGGGTTCGGTGGCAATCATTAATGTAATCCTTAATATTGTATTTCTTCCCCTGTATGGAGTTGTTTCAGCAGCAGTTGTTACCACATTTTGCAATTGTGTACTTTTATTTTCATATTTTTGCGTAAGATTTTACTCAAAAACTTTTCCAAAGAAGGATACAATTAATGAGGTTTAA
- a CDS encoding glycosyltransferase: MPLEELSSIEYIVVNATALDQSGALTILKQFISHAGSDHNNYLCFVPENLSLKCPDNIKLVFVKKKGWLSRVLWDAYALKKWLKDNRVNYKKLISLQNTTVNVDVQQIVYLHQSLPFSDVRWNILKKNEIILFLYKYFYSFFIFLFATKNTVYVVQSHWLKKILIDKHKLEDHNVCVVLPEVRLPVVNEPNSLNLHKEKFSILYPATPLVYKNHLLLLKSLYLIKKRKENSQIILNVTFKPPDYVMFHKLVLDLGLADSVNYLGVISYDCLIEKYKSADLVVFPSYIETFGLPLLEAACLGKKILASDTEFSREVLDGYSGVEYLNYKKPELWADAIELQLANKGLNREDYYFSYKPTSSWNDFFKLI, translated from the coding sequence ATGCCTTTAGAAGAATTATCGAGTATTGAGTATATTGTTGTTAATGCTACTGCATTAGATCAAAGTGGCGCATTGACGATATTGAAACAATTTATATCCCATGCAGGGAGTGATCACAATAATTATCTCTGCTTTGTGCCAGAAAATTTATCATTAAAATGCCCTGATAATATAAAGTTAGTCTTTGTTAAAAAAAAAGGCTGGCTTTCTCGCGTATTGTGGGATGCATATGCGTTAAAAAAATGGCTTAAAGATAACAGAGTTAACTACAAAAAATTAATTTCTTTGCAGAATACTACTGTAAATGTAGATGTCCAACAGATAGTATACTTACATCAGTCATTGCCATTTTCAGATGTTCGTTGGAATATTTTAAAAAAAAATGAAATCATTCTTTTTTTATACAAATATTTCTATTCCTTTTTTATATTCTTGTTTGCAACTAAAAATACAGTGTATGTAGTTCAGAGCCATTGGTTAAAAAAAATTCTTATTGATAAGCACAAGCTTGAAGATCACAATGTCTGCGTGGTTTTGCCAGAAGTCAGACTTCCTGTAGTCAACGAGCCTAATTCTTTAAACTTACATAAAGAAAAATTCAGTATACTGTATCCTGCAACACCATTGGTATACAAAAATCATTTGCTTCTGTTAAAGTCTCTGTATTTAATAAAAAAACGAAAAGAAAATAGTCAAATAATATTGAACGTCACTTTTAAACCACCCGATTATGTCATGTTCCACAAGTTGGTTCTTGATCTGGGTCTTGCAGACAGTGTTAATTACTTAGGTGTTATATCATACGATTGTTTGATCGAGAAATATAAGTCTGCTGATTTAGTTGTCTTCCCCAGTTATATTGAGACATTCGGATTGCCGCTACTTGAAGCCGCCTGCCTTGGGAAAAAAATACTGGCGAGTGATACCGAGTTTTCACGTGAGGTTCTTGATGGATATTCAGGAGTTGAATACCTGAATTACAAAAAACCTGAATTATGGGCAGATGCTATTGAGCTTCAGTTAGCAAATAAAGGTTTAAATAGGGAGGATTATTATTTTTCCTATAAGCCCACTTCAAGTTGGAATGATTTTTTTAAATTAATATAG
- the tnpA gene encoding IS200/IS605 family transposase, with protein MCLKSWQGAGFHDFSLFRVLTGVVKAEVHNCIQVFCSQLQCRVVELNIQNDHVHLLVKVPPKVSISQLVGTVKGRTALRLFTKFPYLKKKPYWGNHFWAKGYCVDTVGVDAEMIRKYVKYQEKKERLQQEIDFRK; from the coding sequence ATCTGTCTGAAGTCCTGGCAGGGTGCGGGGTTTCATGATTTTTCCCTGTTTCGAGTTCTTACTGGTGTAGTAAAGGCGGAGGTGCATAACTGTATCCAGGTCTTTTGCAGCCAGCTTCAATGCAGGGTTGTAGAACTGAATATTCAGAATGATCATGTGCATTTACTGGTGAAAGTGCCCCCAAAAGTTTCGATCTCGCAACTTGTCGGAACGGTGAAAGGGCGGACGGCTCTGAGGTTGTTCACAAAATTCCCTTATCTTAAGAAGAAGCCTTATTGGGGTAATCACTTCTGGGCAAAAGGGTATTGTGTTGACACTGTTGGAGTTGATGCAGAAATGATTCGCAAGTATGTAAAGTATCAAGAGAAGAAAGAACGTCTCCAGCAGGAGATAGACTTTAGGAAATAA
- a CDS encoding polysaccharide pyruvyl transferase family protein, with protein MKKLTFYLTGQKNFGNRGCEALVRSVVSLLKYKFNDVTVLVPSDNIILDQRQWPNSKEWGVEFVPFYYPDLTRWFVQFQRLPLRFVKTLNWPFPPDKNLLDAFSRVDAVISIGGDMYTYEGRLPSWIMGINDIAMNMGKPVTLWGASVSDFKEEPEFAEKLKTHFNRMSCRIVRETVSETIFKKSFLISDVNLIPDPAFILEQEEIPLDLFWPESPNNGVVGLNVSPLIEKLNKNGVDIINEISRFAKYIIEKYDLAILLIPHVSPLDGAQVNSDYHYLLKVMDKLKDKSGKISITKNDLNVSQIKYVIGKCRYFIGARMHSTVAAFSNLIPTLSIAYSNKAKGLSRDLFEDRPVVIDLSDLSCERLVSAFDYLVVHEKEITEQLSVRVPLIKNEILSKVKSVSLCV; from the coding sequence ATGAAAAAATTAACTTTTTATTTAACAGGGCAAAAAAACTTTGGTAATCGAGGTTGTGAAGCGCTTGTAAGAAGTGTAGTTTCACTTCTGAAGTATAAATTTAATGACGTAACTGTTCTGGTTCCATCGGATAATATTATTCTCGATCAGAGGCAGTGGCCTAATTCAAAAGAATGGGGTGTTGAGTTTGTTCCTTTTTATTACCCAGATTTAACTCGTTGGTTTGTTCAGTTTCAGCGATTACCATTAAGATTTGTTAAGACACTCAACTGGCCTTTTCCACCAGATAAGAACTTGCTTGACGCATTTTCCAGGGTTGATGCTGTGATCTCCATTGGTGGTGATATGTATACTTATGAAGGTCGGTTGCCATCGTGGATAATGGGTATTAACGATATTGCTATGAATATGGGGAAGCCGGTAACGCTTTGGGGCGCATCGGTCAGTGATTTTAAAGAAGAACCAGAATTTGCAGAAAAACTCAAGACTCATTTTAATCGTATGAGTTGCCGAATAGTTCGTGAGACGGTCAGTGAAACTATTTTTAAAAAAAGTTTTCTAATATCCGATGTTAATCTGATTCCTGATCCAGCTTTTATTTTAGAGCAAGAAGAAATTCCCCTTGATTTATTCTGGCCAGAATCACCCAATAATGGTGTGGTTGGCCTCAATGTTAGCCCTTTGATTGAGAAGCTTAATAAAAACGGTGTCGATATTATTAATGAGATATCAAGGTTTGCCAAGTATATTATTGAGAAATACGATCTAGCTATTCTCCTTATTCCACATGTATCGCCATTAGATGGAGCACAAGTAAACAGTGATTATCACTACTTACTTAAAGTTATGGATAAGTTAAAAGACAAAAGTGGTAAAATCTCGATCACGAAAAATGACTTAAACGTGAGTCAGATTAAATATGTGATTGGAAAGTGTCGTTATTTTATTGGTGCAAGAATGCACTCTACAGTTGCTGCGTTTTCAAATTTAATTCCAACTTTATCAATTGCATATAGTAATAAGGCTAAAGGTTTGAGCCGCGATTTGTTTGAAGATAGACCAGTTGTCATCGACTTATCAGATTTAAGTTGTGAAAGATTAGTATCTGCATTTGACTATTTAGTTGTTCATGAAAAAGAAATTACTGAGCAGTTGTCGGTAAGAGTTCCTCTTATTAAAAATGAGATTTTGTCTAAGGTAAAATCTGTATCATTGTGCGTGTGA
- a CDS encoding nitroreductase family protein, whose product MRFKKYLQATLPDSMINLLRFVKEALIFPLNVLYDSFRYAVYSSSFVGESNKERKLAMLLKHAHIIEKGLSLPQTRPGYGEKIVEKVLLQIESYISAYGMDEIVLFAFKALKKYQLFNLENGISLEKVDGKIKKLEKVLNSSLVGSAEGGVKYIQRDEIIQGAGIDFKLFLDTRYSIRDFGEDSVSIDIIKSAADMSRKTPSVCNRQTSRIFIYSLDEDKKKLLTLQGGNRGFGHLASHIAVVTSDLHSFVGVSERNQSYIDGGLMAMTFVYALHSKCVGTCFLNWSVTAGKDMELKRQFNIPKSHVVISMIAIGSLPKDLEVAYSPRISLEKVLTVV is encoded by the coding sequence ATGAGGTTTAAAAAATATCTGCAGGCCACTTTGCCTGATTCAATGATTAATCTTCTAAGATTTGTTAAGGAAGCTTTAATATTTCCGTTAAATGTTCTGTATGACTCATTTCGTTATGCTGTATATTCTTCAAGCTTTGTGGGTGAAAGTAACAAGGAAAGAAAGTTAGCAATGTTACTTAAGCATGCTCATATTATTGAAAAAGGTTTATCACTTCCACAAACTAGGCCCGGTTATGGAGAAAAGATTGTAGAAAAAGTGCTTTTACAAATTGAAAGTTATATCAGTGCTTATGGCATGGATGAAATTGTATTATTTGCATTTAAGGCACTTAAAAAATATCAGCTGTTTAATCTGGAAAATGGTATTTCCTTAGAGAAAGTAGACGGGAAAATAAAAAAATTAGAAAAGGTTTTAAATTCGAGTCTAGTTGGTAGCGCTGAAGGTGGTGTAAAATATATTCAAAGGGATGAAATAATTCAGGGAGCTGGTATTGACTTCAAACTCTTTTTAGATACTCGTTACAGCATTCGTGATTTTGGTGAAGACTCAGTCTCAATAGATATAATTAAGTCGGCTGCAGATATGTCTAGAAAAACACCATCAGTTTGTAACCGACAGACATCTCGTATCTTTATTTATAGTTTGGACGAAGATAAGAAAAAGTTATTGACCTTACAAGGTGGGAATCGAGGCTTTGGCCATTTAGCTAGCCATATTGCTGTGGTAACTTCTGATCTCCATTCTTTCGTTGGTGTTTCAGAACGAAATCAATCATATATTGATGGTGGGTTAATGGCTATGACTTTTGTTTATGCATTACATTCAAAATGTGTCGGCACCTGCTTTTTGAACTGGTCGGTTACTGCCGGAAAAGATATGGAGTTGAAACGTCAGTTTAATATACCAAAGTCGCATGTGGTTATTTCGATGATAGCAATTGGTAGTTTACCAAAAGATCTTGAAGTGGCTTATTCTCCAAGAATCAGTTTAGAGAAAGTTTTGACAGTAGTATAA